Proteins found in one Salvia splendens isolate huo1 chromosome 10, SspV2, whole genome shotgun sequence genomic segment:
- the LOC121751565 gene encoding cytochrome P450 98A2-like, which yields MALPLILLAAAALLLAYKLFSRLRYKLPPGPRPLPIVGNLYDIKPVLVRCFTEWSEKYGPIFSVYLGSHHSVVVNSAALAKEVLKDNDVQLAYRNRTRQINKFSKNGMDLIWADYGPHYVKVRKLCTLELFSIKRLEGLRPIREDEVTAMVESIFNHSSKPENKGKAVVLRDYLGMMAFLHITRLTFGKRFIDSDGVIDEQGQELKYILNNAITLGTKKSAFAEFLPWFSFLFKEQNEALAAHDARASSFTKRIMEEHTLARQKTGNTKNHFVDALLTLQEEYELSDDTVTGLLWDMISAGMDTATITAEWAVAELVRNPRVQRKVQEELDRVVGRDRVMTEADIANLPYLQCVTKECYRMHPPTPLMLPHKASTDVKIGGYDVPKGTTVSVNVWAISRDPGVWKDPLEFRPERFQEEDVDMKGTDYRLLPFGSGRRICPGAQLAINLVTSVLGHMLHHFTWSPPSGVRPEDMEMMEQPGTVTYMSKPLEAIPTPRLPAELYKRVAAGNV from the exons ATGGCCCTCCCCCTCATCCtcctcgccgccgccgccctccTCCTTGCCTACAAGCTCTTCAGCCGCCTCCGCTACAAGCTGCCGCCGGGACCCCGCCCGCTCCCGATCGTAGGCAACCTGTACGACATAAAGCCGGTGCTGGTGCGGTGCTTCACGGAGTGGTCGGAGAAGTACGGCCCCATCTTCTCCGTGTACCTCGGGTCCCACCACAGCGTCGTCGTGAACTCGGCCGCCCTGGCCAAGGAGGTGCTCAAGGACAACGACGTCCAGCTCGCCTACCGCAACCGCACGAGGCAGATCAACAAGTTCAGCAAGAACGGCATGGATTTGATCTGGGCCGACTACGGCCCACACTATGTTAAAGTCCGGAAGCTCTGCACCCTCGAGCTCTTCTCCATCAAGCGCCTCGAGGGCCTCCGCCCCATTCGAGAAGACGAGGTCACCGCCATGGTTGAATCCATTTTCAACCACTCTTCCAAGCCTG AAAACAAGGGGAAGGCTGTGGTGCTGCGTGACTACTTGGGAATGATGGCCTTCCTGCACATAACAAGGCTAACTTTTGGGAAACGGTTCATAGACTCTGATGGTGTGATTGATGAGCAAGGCCAAGAACTGAAGTACATTCTCAACAACGCAATCACGTTGGGCACCAAGAAGTCGGCTTTCGCGGAGTTCCTCCCTTGGTTCAGCTTCTTGTTCAAGGAGCAGAACGAGGCCCTCGCGGCCCACGACGCCCGCGCCAGTAGCTTCACCAAGAGGATCATGGAGGAGCACACGCTCGCCCGCCAGAAGACCGGCAACACCAAGAACCATTTCGTCGATGCTCTGCTCACGCTTCAGGAGGAGTACGAGCTCAGCGACGACACCGTCACCGGCCTCCTCTGG GATATGATCTCCGCGGGGATGGACACGGCCACGATCACCGCAGAGTGGGCGGTGGCCGAGCTGGTCCGGAACCCGAGGGTGCAGAGGAAGGTGCAGGAGGAGCTCGACCGCGTGGTTGGCCGGGACCGTGTCATGACAGAGGCGGACATCGCCAACTTGCCGTACTTGCAGTGTGTGACCAAGGAGTGCTATCGGATGCACCCTCCGACGCCGCTGATGCTCCCCCACAAGGCCAGCACGGACGTCAAGATAGGCGGGTACGACGTGCCCAAGGGCACGACCGTGAGCGTGAACGTTTGGGCCATTTCTCGGGATCCGGGCGTGTGGAAGGACCCTCTGGAGTTCAGGCCGGAGCGGTTCCAGGAGGAGGACGTCGACATGAAGGGCACGGACTACCGACTACTGCCGTTCGGCTCCGGGAGGCGGATCTGCCCCGGAGCACAACTTGCGATAAATCTGGTGACGTCGGTGTTGGGCCACATGTTGCACCATTTCACGTGGTCCCCGCCTTCGGGGGTGAGGCCCGAAGATATGGAGATGATGGAGCAACCCGGGACGGTTACTTATATGAGCAAGCCTCTCGAGGCTATTCCCACACCCAGGCTCCCTGCGGAGCTCTACAAGCGTGTGGCCGCTGGAAATGTCTGA
- the LOC121753291 gene encoding WAT1-related protein At5g07050-like — MEGKSCCCSNFYEKAKPYIAMISLQFGYAGMNIITKVSLNRGMSHYVLVVYRHAFATAVIAPFALILERKVRPKITFTIFMQLFVLALLGPVIDQNLYYAGLKFTSPTFSCAMSNMLPAMTFVMAVICRMEKVDMKKVRCQAKVVGTLVTVGGAMLMTVYKGHVINMVWSHYIHSNVPAPNQEDADKDWVRGSILLIIATFAWASFFILQAITLRKYTAQLSLTAIVCYLGTLQSIAVTFVMEHKPNSWAIGWDMNLLAAAYAGIISSGIAYYVQGVVMQQRGPVFVTAFSPLMMVIVAIMGSFILAEKIYVGGVLGAVLIVIGLYSVLWGKYKEFKEKEAEEFLEPIKGCTQIETPIIHDIEANHAGIQTNQSNRIYVPAAANTVDTTKI, encoded by the exons atggaaggaaaaagtTGTTGTTGCTCCAATTTTTATGAAAAGGCTAAACCTTACATAGCCATGATTTCATTGCAATTTGGGTATGCTGGAATGAATATCATTACCAAAGTCTCTCTCAACAGAGGCATGAGCCACTATGTTTTGGTTGTCTACAGACATGCCTTTGCCACTGCTGTCATTGCTCCTTTTGCCCTCATTCTTGAAAG GAAGGTGAGACCAAAGATCACATTCACTATTTTCATGCAGCTATTTGTCCTTGCTCTTCTTGG gCCTGTGATTGATCAGAATCTCTACTATGCTGGGCTGAAATTCACTTCCCCAACTTTCTCATGTGCCATGAGCAACATGCTCCCTGCCATGACATTCGTCATGGCAGTCATCTGCAG GATGGAGAAGGTGGACATGAAGAAGGTGAGATGCCAAGCAAAGGTGGTGGGAACACTAGTGACAGTTGGTGGAGCTATGCTTATGACAGTATACAAAGGGCACGTGATAAACATGGTGTGGTCACACTACATTCACTCAAATGTTCCTGCCCCAAATCAAGAAGATGCTGACAAGGATTGGGTCAGGGGCTCAATTCTTCTCATCATTGCCACTTTTGCTTGGGCTTCCTTCTTCATCCTTCAG GCAATCACATTGAGGAAATACACAGCCCAGCTATCTCTCACAGCAATTGTGTGTTACTTGGGCACACTTCAATCTATTGCAGTAACATTTGTGATGGAACACAAACCAAATTCTTGGGCTATTGGTTGGGACATGAATTTGTTAGCTGCTGCCTATGCT GGTATCATATCCTCAGGGATAGCATACTATGTTCAAGGTGTAGTGATGCAACAAAGGGGGCCTGTTTTTGTCACAGCATTCAGTCCATTGATGATGGTGATTGTAGCCATCATGGGCTCTTTCATATTGGCTGAGAAGATTTATGTTGGAGG GGTTCTTGGAGCAGTCTTGATTGTGATTGGATTGTATTCTGTTTTGTGGGGAAAATACAAGGAATTTAAAGAGAAGGAAGCTGAGGAATTTCTTGAGCCAATAAAGGGTTGCACTCAAATTGAGACACCAATAATTCATGATATTGAAGCAAATCATGCTGGAATTCAGACAAATCAGTCAAACAGGATTTATGTTCCAGCAGCTGCAAATACTGTGGATACCACTAAAATATAA
- the LOC121750478 gene encoding phosphatidylinositol 4-kinase gamma 8-like, whose amino-acid sequence MAAAVNQVHGFKPLACPPRCHPHLDCKMLELSQSKFNFSCIHRSSSTPCLSHNSSNAEDDFSASPRIEIIVGHALPQVNALVVEVAMAMSTGVELERAPSGLGGAYFLHARNGGTIAVAKPVDEEPLAINNPKGFGGRMLGQPGMKSSIRIGETGARESAAYLLDHGGFSCVPPTALVKLSHFNFGLLKSGSDSGSNPSYKIASLQRFINHDSDAGDLGPSSFSATCVHHIGILDIRLMNLDRHAGNLLVRQENESYGLGKAELVPIDHGFCLPECLDNPYFEWQHWPQASLPFSEAEADYISSLDPFKDAELLRTHVPSIRESAIRVLILCTIFLKKAAAYGLCLVDIGEMMTREILGGKEHCSSLENLCVAAKAGLNMGLIDEDHHNAEADEVLIPRVFKNRHKAGGLMRSLSSPAPYNSNSQSISFADMGNEEWHSFLEAFQQLLPEAFKEKTSMGLARHRLRTSCAF is encoded by the exons ATGGCTGCAGCTGTTAATCAAGTTCATGGATTCAAGCCGTTAGCCTGCCCTCCACGATGCCATCCTCACCTTGACTGCAAAATGCTCGAGTTGAGTCAATCCAAGTTCAACTTCTCTTGCATCCACAGGAGCTCCTCCACGCCATGCCTCTCCCACAATTCCTCCAATGCAGAGGATGATTTCTCAGCGAGCCCGAGGATTGAGATCATTGTGGGGCACGCCCTGCCCCAAGTGAATGCCCTCGTTGTTGAGGTTGCCATGGCGATGTCCACTGGTGTTGAACTAGAGAGAGCTCCGAGTGGCCTTGGTGGTGCCTACTTCTTACATGCTCGGAATGGTGGCACTATAGCTGTTGCAAAGCCGGTTGATGAGGAGCCTCTAGCGATCAACAATCCGAAAGGCTTTGGTGGACGAATGTTAGGGCAACCGGGAATGAAAAGCTCTATCAGGATTGGTGAGACCGGTGCTCGTGAATCCGCTGCTTATCTCCTTGACCATGGTGGTTTCTCCTGTGTCCCTCCAACTGCATTGGTTAAACTCTCGCATTTCAACTTCGGTCTACTCAAGTCTGGCTCAGATTCAGGTTCAAATCCGAGTTACAAGATAGCATCCCTCCAGCGCTTCATCAATCACGACTCTGACGCTGGAGACTTGGGCCCTTCTAGCTTCTCAGCCACTTGTGTTCATCACATTGGCATTCTAGACATAAGGCTGATGAATCTCGACAGGCACGCAGGGAACCTTCTCGTGAGGCAAGAAAACGAGAGTTATGGCCTAGGAAAAGCTGAACTGGTCCCCATAGATCATGGCTTCTGCTTGCCTGAGTGCCTTGACAATCCTTATTTCGAGTGGCAGCACTGGCCTCAGGCTTCCCTGCCTTTCTCGGAGGCTGAAGCTGATTACATCTCCAGCCTCGACCCCTTTAAAGACGCAGAGCTGCTAAGGACCCACGTCCCATCAATCAGGGAGTCCGCCATTCGTGTTCTCATCCTCTGCACGATATTCTTGAAGAAAGCAGCGGCCTACGGTTTATGCCTTGTCGACATAGGTGAGATGATGACCCGAGAAATACTTGGTGGGAAAGAACATTGCAGCTCTTTGGAGAACTTATGTGTTGCTGCTAAGGCTGGCTTGAACATGGGACTCATCGATGAGGATCACCACAATGCAGAAGCTGATGAAGTGCTCATTCCTCGTGTTTTCAAGAACCGCCACAAAGCAG GTGGTTTGATGAGGAGTCTGAGCTCCCCTGCACCATACAACTCTAACAGCCAAAGCATTTCCTTTGCGGACATGGGCAACGAGGAATGGCATTCATTCCTGGAGGCATTCCAACAGCTCCTTCCTGAGGCCTTCAAGGAGAAAACGTCCATGGGCTTGGCCAGACACAGGTTAAGAACTTCTTGTGCCTTCTAA
- the LOC121751567 gene encoding Werner Syndrome-like exonuclease, which produces MAYHHPTPPSPAIVDHKLPYHTHNTYDVTFFGDSVFTTLTWDPSIASQWISGVEAVYRSQIDGGCLIVGLDVEWRPSFQRHVTNPAATLQLCVGRRCLIFQLIRSPSVPPSLVAFLANPRHTFVGIGIEADLKKLEKDYQFGFNTNTVDLRELAAERYGRRDLKNSGVKRLAALVLEKEVEKPKNVTMSRWDNPWLTPTQVRYACVDAFVCFEIGRVLNASSPSTAGGVTSSSSSSIVGSVSAWAV; this is translated from the coding sequence ATGGCGTACCACCACCCGACGCCGCCGTCGCCCGCCATCGTCGACCACAAGCTTCCCTACCACACGCACAACACCTACGACGTCACCTTCTTCGGCGACTCCGTCTTCACCACCCTCACCTGGGATCCGTCCATCGCCTCGCAGTGGATTTCCGGAGTCGAGGCCGTCTACCGCAGCCAAATTGACGGCGGCTGCCTCATTGTCGGCCTCGACGTCGAGTGGCGCCCGTCCTTCCAGCGCCACGTCACCAACCCCGCCGCCACCCTCCAGCTCTGCGTTGGCCGCCGCTGCCTCATCTTCCAGCTGATCCGCAGCCCCTCCGTGCCGCCGTCGCTCGTTGCCTTCCTCGCGAACCCTAGGCACACGTTCGTCGGAATCGGTATCGAGGCGGATCTGAAGAAGCTCGAGAAGGACTACCAGTTCGGATTCAACACCAACACAGTGGATCTGAGGGAGCTTGCGGCGGAGAGGTACGGGCGGCGCGATCTCAAGAACTCCGGCGTGAAAAGGCTGGCGGCGCTGGTGCTGGAGAAGGAGGTGGAAAAGCCGAAGAACGTGACGATGAGCCGCTGGGACAATCCGTGGCTCACGCCAACGCAGGTGCGCTACGCTTGTGTTGATGCGTTCGTTTGCTTTGAGATCGGTAGGGTTTTGAATGCTTCTTCCCCCTCCACCGCTGGGGGTgttacttcttcttcttcttcttccatcgTTGGGTCAGTTTCGGCTTGGGCTGTTTGA
- the LOC121752690 gene encoding protein NRT1/ PTR FAMILY 3.1-like, which produces MENGDIELEKKHKSENGDEEKKQEDVFTDKKKQLGGVRTMPFILANEACDRFATSGFHANMITYLTQVLNLPLVKASNTLANFTGTSSFTPIIGALFADSFAGRYWTITVGSFIYVLGMVAITISATLPQLRPPSCPTQENCVEASNLQLWVLYLALLLTSLGTGGIRPCAVTFAADQFDMSRAKTESRKWNLFNWYYFCMGFASLLALTVVVYIQDNVSWSLGLGIPTIALALSLIVFVLGSRLYKKIKPGGSPFVRAAQVIVAAVRKRKAVLPDDPTALYHNKDLDVDISTNGWLLHSDQFKSGAIPFDSDMKGLPGHPNLWRLTTVHRVEELKTVARLMPIWAATILQVASHSHINNFTIQQARTMDCHILPSFKIPPATMLIFSTLTVILVLPVYERVFVPLARRMTGHPAGITCLQRMGIGLGMGILSSLVSGLVEIKRKNVAAKHNLLDCPTAIIPISAFWLVPQYCLHGLAEVFSSVGHIEFLYDQSPESMRSMAAALYWIAITIGNYVSTLMVTLVHRYSGERRNWLPDRNLNRGRLECYHWLVSGVQAVNLVYYVVCACFYKRKSIQELTDKNEGDVECADDHREAEMVMK; this is translated from the exons ATGGAAAACGGTGACATAGAGTTAGAGAAGAAGCACAAATCCGAAAATGGTGATGAGGAAAAGAAACAAGAAGATGTCTTCACAGACAAAAAGAAGCAGCTTGGTGGTGTTAGAACAATGCCATTTATTCTTG CAAACGAAGCATGCGACAGATTCGCAACTTCCGGTTTTCATGCCAACATGATCACATACCTGACTCAGGTGCTGAATCTGCCTCTTGTCAAGGCATCAAACACTCTTGCAAACTTTACGGGAACTTCCAGCTTCACCCCAATCATCGGTGCCCTCTTCGCTGACTCATTTGCTGGCAGATATTGGACAATCACTGTTGGTTCCTTCATCTACGTGCTG GGGATGGTTGCCATCACGATATCGGCCACCCTGCCTCAGCTTCGTCCCCCTTCGTGCCCGACTCAAGAGAACTGTGTTGAGGCCTCGAATCTGCAGCTGTGGGTGCTCTACCTTGCCCTCCTCCTCACCTCGTTGGGCACGGGTGGGATTAGGCCGTGTGCGGTGACATTTGCTGCTGATCAGTTTGATATGAGCAGAGCAAAAACAGAGTCTAGGAAGTGGAATCTCTTCAATTGGTACTATTTCTGTATGGGGTTTGCCTCTTTGCTTGCTCTAACTGTTGTTGTTTATATCCAAGACAACGTTAGTTGGTCTTTGGGGCTCGGGATCCCTACCATCGCCCTGGCTTTGTCTCTCATCGTCTTCGTTCTTGGGTCCCGTTTGTACAAGAAGATCAAGCCCGGGGGCAGCCCTTTTGTTCGAGCTGCTCAAGTGATTGTTGCGGCTGTGAGGAAGAGGAAAGCCGTCCTACCGGATGATCCAACTGCCCTGTATCACAACAAAGATCTTGATGTTGATATCTCGACCAATGGCTGGCTTCTCCACTCGGACCAGTTTAA ATCGGGCGCCATACCATTTGATTCGGACATGAAGGGTTTGCCGGGGCATCCCAACTTGTGGAGACTGACAACGGTCCACAGAGTCGAAGAGCTGAAGACCGTTGCCAGGCTCATGCCAATATGGGCCGCAACTATCTTACAAGTGGCCTCACATTCGCACATAAACAACTTCACCATCCAACAAGCTCGGACGATGGACTGTCACATCTTGCCATCCTTCAAGATCCCGCCGGCCACAATGTTGATATTCTCAACCCTAACCGTCATCCTAGTCCTCCCGGTCTACGAGCGCGTTTTCGTCCCCTTAGCCAGACGCATGACCGGCCACCCTGCAGGCATCACGTGCCTGCAGAGGATGGGAATAGGCTTGGGGATGGGAATCCTATCCTCCCTAGTCTCGGGGCTAGTCGAGATCAAGAGGAAAAATGTGGCCGCCAAGCACAACCTACTCGATTGCCCCACGGCCATCATACCAATCAGCGCCTTCTGGCTAGTCCCGCAGTATTGCCTGCATGGACTAGCCGAGGTGTTTTCATCGGTGGGGCACATCGAGTTCCTGTACGACCAGTCGCCCGAGAGCATGAGGAGCATGGCAGCGGCGCTGTATTGGATAGCGATCACGATCGGGAATTACGTTAGCACGTTGATGGTGACGTTGGTGCATCGGTACAGCGGAGAGAGGAGGAATTGGCTTCCTGACAGGAACCTTAATAGGGGGAGATTGGAGTGTTACCATTGGCTGGTGAGTGGAGTGCAGGCTGTGAATTTGGTGTACTATGTTGTATGTGCATGTTTTTATAAGCGCAAATCTATACAAGAATTAACTGATAAAAATGAGGGAGATGTTGAGTGTGCTGATGATCATAGGGAAGCAGAGATGGTCATGAAATAG